A DNA window from Aureibaculum sp. 2308TA14-22 contains the following coding sequences:
- the rfbD gene encoding dTDP-4-dehydrorhamnose reductase, which translates to MAGKVLITGSNGLLGQKLVNLFSNLDGFETVAISRGNDRNETARNYTYYNTDITDKNIVINLLDNVKPDYIINCAAMTNVDECEKEQEKCFSVNVEALKTIVESAKKYNSHLIHISTDFIFDGENGPYTEDDEPNPINYYGLSKLKGEEIIKQAQINYTILRTILVYGLVDNMSKNNIVSWIKKGIENKQTLTIVNDQYRMPTFVDDLADACLLAIQNKAYGVFNVSSSELLSIYEVALEVANTFNLDSSYIKSIPTSQLSQPAKRPPKTGFNLEKSQKTLKLPILSFKNRLQVFKNQLLKLD; encoded by the coding sequence ATGGCAGGTAAAGTTCTAATTACAGGAAGCAATGGATTGCTTGGGCAAAAATTGGTAAATTTATTTTCAAACTTAGATGGTTTTGAGACTGTAGCCATTTCACGTGGTAATGATAGAAATGAAACTGCTAGAAATTACACTTATTATAACACAGACATAACCGATAAAAACATAGTGATTAATTTACTTGATAATGTTAAGCCAGATTATATTATCAATTGTGCCGCCATGACAAATGTTGATGAATGTGAGAAAGAGCAAGAAAAGTGCTTTTCTGTTAACGTTGAAGCCCTTAAAACGATAGTTGAATCTGCCAAAAAATATAATTCGCACCTAATACATATTTCAACAGACTTCATTTTTGATGGAGAGAATGGCCCTTATACTGAGGATGATGAACCAAACCCAATTAATTATTACGGGCTATCAAAACTTAAAGGAGAAGAAATTATAAAACAAGCTCAAATTAACTACACCATATTAAGAACTATATTGGTTTATGGTTTGGTTGACAATATGAGTAAAAACAATATTGTTTCTTGGATTAAAAAAGGCATAGAGAATAAGCAGACTCTAACTATCGTTAATGATCAGTACCGGATGCCCACTTTTGTGGATGACTTGGCGGACGCATGCTTATTGGCAATACAAAATAAGGCTTATGGTGTTTTTAATGTGTCAAGCAGTGAATTGTTAAGCATATACGAAGTTGCTTTAGAGGTAGCTAATACATTTAATTTAGATTCATCTTATATTAAATCAATCCCAACTTCTCAATTAAGTCAGCCTGCTAAACGACCTCCCAAAACAGGATTTAATTTAGAAAAGTCACAAAAGACTCTAAAATTGCCAATCCTATCTTTCAAAAACAGGTTACAAGTATTTAAAAATCAGCTATTAAAATTAGATTAA
- the porQ gene encoding type IX secretion system protein PorQ, which translates to MKQKLVILVLLMSNTSFAQIGGEQVFNFLNVSTSARQAALGGEVLTLYDDVNQPFWNPSTINKEIDNQASVSYVDFLADINYGSASFAHLINRRFGTLHGGVTYVNYGKFIAADETGQETGTFSARDLALSVGYAYRLPKSNFYAGANLKYISSSIENYTSSGVAVDFGITYFNDIKPYVFSAVIRNIGYQLNVFDEERESLPLEIAVGASYKLENVPLQWHITINNLQKWKVAVRNPSDSQTTIDGETTNDGITFLDNAFRHVVVGAELFPDKVFNLRLGYNFRRGKELRLTESRTFAGLSAGFGLQLGRFKFNYAFTKYHPVTNTNTFTLNINLAKKNFNK; encoded by the coding sequence ATGAAACAAAAATTAGTCATATTGGTTTTGTTAATGTCCAATACTTCTTTTGCACAAATTGGAGGAGAGCAAGTATTTAATTTTTTAAATGTAAGCACTTCTGCTAGACAAGCGGCATTGGGAGGAGAGGTTTTGACTCTATATGACGATGTTAATCAACCTTTTTGGAATCCATCAACAATTAACAAAGAAATTGACAATCAAGCTTCTGTAAGTTATGTGGATTTTTTAGCTGATATTAATTATGGATCGGCTAGTTTTGCCCACCTAATCAATAGACGTTTTGGGACGTTGCATGGTGGTGTTACTTATGTAAATTATGGTAAATTTATTGCTGCAGATGAAACAGGGCAAGAAACAGGCACTTTTTCTGCAAGAGATTTAGCATTGTCTGTAGGATATGCCTACAGATTACCTAAAAGCAATTTTTATGCAGGAGCTAATTTAAAATATATTAGTTCGAGTATTGAAAACTATACATCAAGTGGTGTAGCTGTAGATTTTGGAATTACTTACTTTAATGATATCAAACCTTATGTTTTTTCGGCTGTAATTAGAAATATAGGTTACCAGTTAAATGTATTTGATGAAGAAAGAGAGTCGTTGCCTCTTGAAATAGCTGTAGGTGCTTCGTACAAATTAGAAAATGTTCCATTGCAATGGCACATTACTATTAATAATTTGCAAAAATGGAAAGTTGCGGTAAGAAACCCTTCTGATAGCCAAACAACAATTGATGGAGAAACAACAAATGATGGTATTACATTTTTGGATAATGCGTTTAGACATGTAGTTGTTGGAGCAGAATTATTTCCCGATAAGGTGTTTAATTTACGCTTAGGATATAATTTTAGGAGAGGAAAAGAATTACGTTTGACTGAAAGTAGAACTTTTGCTGGACTTTCTGCTGGGTTTGGTCTACAATTGGGCAGGTTTAAATTTAATTATGCATTTACAAAATACCATCCTGTAACCAATACAAATACATTTACTCTAAATA